A stretch of DNA from Dokdonia sp. PRO95:
TATTTCTAAACCTGTAATACTACGTGGGTGAACACAACTACCATCATTAAAAAAAGCAATATCCCCGGGTTCTGGAAATCGAGGTCTATGTGTGTGACCCGTAATGGTAAGTAGATTGTTATTTTCTGTAATCCACTTTTTAATACGGCGCTCTACTTTTATGAGCTCTTTGTAATTTTTTGCAGGACTCGTAGGGTCAGAAATACCAAATATTTGAAGAGGTTTCCATAAAACTCTAACGAGAAATCTATTAAACCGCCAGCCGTGATAATTGAGCCAGTCGGCTTGATGACCATGGCATAAAAATAGTTCTTGAGCGCTCTCTTGATGTTTTAATATCAATGCCTCATGATACTCTAGATCTTTAAATAAAACCTCTTCTCTGCCATCCTTTGGGTCAAAATAGGTGCTCAAATGCTTTTGAACGTAGTTCTTATCGCGATATACCATATCATGATTTCCCCAGATGAGGTGAAGTCGTTTTTCAAAGTGAAACTTCTGCAGTAATGTATATACATTTTTATGAGCGCGTAAGATGCTTTCAAAGGTGCTATTTTCCCATAATTCATCACCATCCCCTAGCTCGCAGTAGGTGAACCCTTCCTTGTAATAATGTTTTAGAGCGTGGTAATAGATATTTTCATTTCTCGCAAAATCATCGGCAAAGCTTTTGTCTCCGCGGTGACAGTCAGAAAAGAAAACTAGTTTATCAGCATCAGAAAATGGTATTTCCTTTGCTGCTTTATAAGCTCTGTCTAAACGCTGTCTTGTATTCACAGGTTAAATATCTTAAAAAAGACTGAGATTAATAGGGTTGAGAGGAGTACGCTTTCGCGAAAGCGTAAAATAAATACATCCTATCTATTTTATGTCGGGTAGAGAGGATTCGAACCTCCGATCTCTGGTCCCCCAGACCAGCACTTTAACCGGACTAAGCTACTACCCGTTTTTATGCGCATAAATATAACAAAGCTTAATCATTAAGAAAATAGCGTGGTTGAAAAAACCCTCAACACATGGCTTATTAATTTTTTTGTAACTTAAAGTATTGGAAAATAAATTATTAACTAAACCCAAATATTATGAAAACACTAATGATGATTTGCTTTTATGTGATGGGTGCTACACTTATAACGAGTGATGGATGGAATACGGATGAACCTACAATGAGCCTTGAAGGGGTATGGGAATTAGAAAACCAGCAGATGTATGAAAATGGGATGCTCTCAGAAATGCTGCCCAATGAGAATGGGTATAGGCAGGTGAAGATGTATAGTAAAGGGAAGGTGATGTGGACACGTAATGATCCATCAGATAGTAATGAGTGGTTTGGCTATGGTACATATACCGTAGCAGATGGTTTTCTAGAAGAACGGTTGGAGTATGCCTCTGGCCCTATGATGAATATTGTAGACACGACTCAAATTTTCAGATTTGAATTAGTAATGGGAGCAAACAGTTACCAGCAAATACAGCTAGATGAAGATGGACATAGAGCAGAAGGCGAGAGTTATATAAGAATAGAGTAAGATTTATAATTATTGATCAATAAAGCTTGTGATTATATAATAGATTTTATTATATTTGCACCCCGTTAAATACTCGGGGTATAGCGTAGCCCGGTTATCGCGCCTCGTTTGGGACGAGGAGGTCGCAAGTTCGAATCTTGCTACCCCGACAAAAACCAGCCTTTTTAGGCTGGTTTTTTCATTTTAAAAGGTTTTGGATATTCATAATCTTTTATATTATGAAATTGTTTAAAGCAAAAATGCGAGCCTGTGAGGGCTCGCATTTTTATTATGTATCACTAGCCTTAAAGCTAGTAGTATTGCAATTACTTAGAATGCATACGTAAGTCCTAATAGGTAGTATGATTGTATTTTGTTATCTACAGCGCTATCACCTACTTCAAAAGGAATAGCCGTTGGATCTTCAGCAAGTAAATTGTTATTTGCGAAGTTTACTGCCTCTTGTCTGTTTCCTCTTAAACCAAATTCAAAACCAACACCGATTTGATTAAACAATTTGTAGCTGAAAGAGTTAATCCATGTGAAGTTTGATAAGTCGCTGCTCTTGTAGCTTGCAAATGCTGATAAGTTAGATTTGAATGCAATTTTACCAATCTGACGTGTATAATCTGCAACGATTTTTGCTCCTAAAGAAGATTCAAATACTGCGTCGTTATCAGAGAATACAAAGTTGTAGTTAAGTGGGTGTACTACAACTACAAGGTTTGTAATAGGAGTCCATGTAGCACCAACACCTAAATCTAAGTATCCTGGATCGTTAAAGTTATTTAATATCGTAGTTCTGTATTCACCTAATGCAGATACAGCAATCTTGTCAGTTAACTTGTAACCGTATAAAGATGAAACATTAAAAACATCTGTAGCTTCTTGAAAGCCTTCTTCTTCCTCACCTTCTTCATCAAATTTTACCCATCCTAAGTTTACGTTTAGGCTGTTTCTCCAGAAGTATTTTTCTTCTAGTTTATTTGCAAATACGTTACCGGTAATACCTATGTTACCTGAAGATACGTTAGGTGCACCTTGAGAATACCAATCGCTAAATTTAGAGAAATTTCCTCCTATTGTTCCAAATGCTCCGTATTTCCATCCTGGAAGAGCATCGATTTGTGCTTGTAAACTATTTACTTCTCCTTGAAGCTTTGCAATTTCTGCTTTCTTAGGAGCTTGTTGCGCTTTTAATTCTTCTTCTGTTTGTGCTTGCGCGCTGATTGTGAGGAGTATAGCTGCTCCTAAAACAATAAGTCTTTTCATAATAATAATTAGTTAAGATTTGTAGCGCAAAGATATAATTAAATAAAAACTGCTACGCGTAATCTCGCTAATTTAATGGTATTGCCTCTTTATCGATTAAATGTGACATTAAACGTTAG
This window harbors:
- a CDS encoding metallophosphoesterase family protein, with amino-acid sequence MNTRQRLDRAYKAAKEIPFSDADKLVFFSDCHRGDKSFADDFARNENIYYHALKHYYKEGFTYCELGDGDELWENSTFESILRAHKNVYTLLQKFHFEKRLHLIWGNHDMVYRDKNYVQKHLSTYFDPKDGREEVLFKDLEYHEALILKHQESAQELFLCHGHQADWLNYHGWRFNRFLVRVLWKPLQIFGISDPTSPAKNYKELIKVERRIKKWITENNNLLTITGHTHRPRFPEPGDIAFFNDGSCVHPRSITGLEIEKGAISLIKWHITTTEEGHLHVNRVLLEGPQKIRDYKTS
- a CDS encoding DUF3078 domain-containing protein yields the protein MKRLIVLGAAILLTISAQAQTEEELKAQQAPKKAEIAKLQGEVNSLQAQIDALPGWKYGAFGTIGGNFSKFSDWYSQGAPNVSSGNIGITGNVFANKLEEKYFWRNSLNVNLGWVKFDEEGEEEEGFQEATDVFNVSSLYGYKLTDKIAVSALGEYRTTILNNFNDPGYLDLGVGATWTPITNLVVVVHPLNYNFVFSDNDAVFESSLGAKIVADYTRQIGKIAFKSNLSAFASYKSSDLSNFTWINSFSYKLFNQIGVGFEFGLRGNRQEAVNFANNNLLAEDPTAIPFEVGDSAVDNKIQSYYLLGLTYAF